A single genomic interval of Aureliella helgolandensis harbors:
- a CDS encoding endonuclease domain-containing protein — translation MKRSKARSEPAIEFAKAQRASSNEFASTVWQWLRNRQCCGQKFRREFPIPPYTVDFCCAELKLVIEIDGESHFTKDGLEHDRQRDAYLRRVGYQVLRIPGYAVIRDGRDVIEQIQVFVQTGMVAPSPSPPNPLSPKRGEGE, via the coding sequence ATGAAGCGGAGCAAGGCCAGATCGGAACCGGCGATCGAATTCGCGAAAGCACAGCGCGCGTCTTCGAATGAGTTTGCGTCGACTGTCTGGCAGTGGCTTCGCAATCGGCAGTGTTGTGGACAGAAGTTTCGCCGCGAGTTTCCGATCCCGCCCTATACTGTTGATTTTTGCTGTGCTGAGTTGAAGTTGGTGATCGAGATTGATGGCGAGTCACACTTCACGAAAGATGGGCTCGAGCATGATCGCCAGCGCGATGCGTATTTGAGGCGAGTTGGGTACCAAGTTCTCAGAATACCTGGCTACGCAGTGATTCGAGATGGGCGGGATGTGATTGAGCAGATTCAGGTTTTCGTGCAAACTGGGATGGTTGCACCTAGCCCCTCACCCCCCAACCCCCTCTCCCCGAAGCGGGGCGAGGGGGAGTAA
- a CDS encoding alpha/beta hydrolase translates to MFGVRVQTTRLQLTLQPAAFCLLGPALWAPLLFAIFFQGILPLEGAEPQPTSPLHIERNLLVREIDGQKLEADLYRPAGETVCPLVMMVHGGAWSAGDKSNVERHARQLAENGFAAVAIQYRLAPQHIYPAQLDDCRFALRWAAQHATAWRADPQKLGLWGYSAGAQLVAMLACQPLPGEPTISACVAGGLPSDFTHIPLDNQMLSQVMGGSRREQPELYRAASPMEFASRDTCPIFLFHGSSDLIVPYSSSRRFYERLRELSVESELLTVQGKGHLLTFIDRSAAEKTVAFLKSHLLEQTAATDRSGE, encoded by the coding sequence ATGTTCGGTGTACGCGTCCAGACTACACGACTCCAACTGACACTGCAGCCGGCTGCATTCTGTCTGCTGGGGCCAGCACTCTGGGCACCTCTGCTTTTCGCAATATTTTTCCAGGGGATACTTCCCCTGGAAGGGGCCGAGCCGCAGCCCACCTCCCCATTGCACATCGAGCGCAATCTACTGGTTCGAGAGATCGACGGCCAAAAGCTGGAGGCGGATCTGTATCGTCCCGCCGGAGAAACAGTCTGCCCCTTGGTCATGATGGTCCATGGCGGCGCCTGGTCGGCAGGTGACAAATCCAATGTGGAGCGTCATGCGCGCCAGCTCGCCGAAAATGGTTTTGCGGCAGTGGCGATCCAGTACCGCCTAGCACCGCAACACATCTATCCCGCCCAACTGGACGACTGCCGCTTTGCCTTGCGTTGGGCGGCCCAACACGCGACCGCTTGGCGAGCCGATCCCCAGAAGCTGGGCTTATGGGGGTATTCTGCGGGAGCCCAATTGGTGGCCATGCTGGCCTGCCAGCCACTCCCTGGCGAACCGACCATTTCCGCTTGCGTGGCCGGGGGACTCCCCAGCGACTTTACCCATATCCCACTCGACAATCAGATGCTGTCTCAGGTTATGGGGGGTAGCCGACGCGAGCAACCCGAACTCTACCGCGCCGCTTCCCCCATGGAGTTTGCGAGTCGAGATACCTGCCCAATATTCCTCTTTCATGGTTCCAGCGATCTGATCGTGCCGTACAGCAGTAGTCGCCGATTCTATGAAAGATTACGAGAACTATCCGTTGAATCCGAGCTCCTGACCGTCCAGGGCAAAGGACACTTGCTTACTTTTATCGATCGCTCAGCAGCGGAGAAAACCGTAGCATTCCTCAAGTCCCATTTGCTCGAGCAAACGGCTGCTACGGATCGTAGCGGCGAGTGA
- a CDS encoding endonuclease domain-containing protein, whose translation MKRSKARSEPAIEFAKAQRASSNEFASTVWQWLRNRQCCGQKFRREFPIPPYTVDFCCAELKLVIEIDGESHFTKDGLEHDRQRDAYLRRIGYQVLRIPGYAVIRDGRDVIEQIQVFVEAGMVALSPPPPNPLSPKRGEGE comes from the coding sequence ATGAAGCGGAGCAAGGCCAGATCGGAACCGGCGATCGAATTCGCGAAAGCACAGCGCGCGTCTTCGAATGAGTTTGCGTCGACTGTCTGGCAGTGGCTTCGCAATCGGCAGTGTTGTGGACAGAAGTTTCGCCGCGAGTTTCCGATCCCGCCCTATACTGTCGATTTTTGCTGTGCTGAGTTGAAGTTGGTGATTGAGATTGATGGCGAGTCACACTTCACGAAAGATGGGCTCGAGCATGATCGCCAGCGCGATGCGTATTTGAGGCGAATTGGGTACCAAGTTCTCAGAATACCTGGCTACGCAGTGATTCGAGATGGGCGGGATGTGATTGAGCAGATTCAGGTTTTTGTGGAAGCTGGGATGGTTGCACTTAGCCCCCCACCCCCCAACCCCCTCTCCCCGAAGCGGGGCGAGGGGGAGTAA
- a CDS encoding HAD-IIB family hydrolase: protein MQFEVLATDLDGTFIPLDGEHQSQNQRDLLEIDRELKRCNAQLVYVTGRHLDSVLEAMQQYQLPQPAWIVCNVGTEIYRIDANTNASPLLTRAQFELSVGYARELRGLLGNWSVTSLWEALTDVSGLRRQEEAKQSEFKLSFYADMQHSERLLKELQEILDRQAAPFSLISSQDPFTGDGLIDFLPQGVSKAYAVDWWAKSLGCNRDAIIYAGDSGNDLAVFASGVRSILVGNTEAGVVAQTRGIHAAQGWQNRLYHASNCATSGVLEGLQSFCAS from the coding sequence ATGCAATTCGAAGTACTAGCAACCGATTTGGACGGTACCTTCATTCCTCTTGATGGGGAGCATCAGTCACAGAATCAGCGCGACTTGCTCGAAATTGATCGCGAATTGAAGCGATGCAACGCACAGTTGGTCTATGTTACCGGGCGGCATTTGGATTCGGTCTTGGAAGCGATGCAGCAGTACCAGCTGCCCCAACCTGCATGGATCGTCTGCAATGTAGGGACCGAAATTTATCGAATTGATGCAAACACCAATGCTTCGCCATTGCTCACGCGGGCTCAGTTCGAGTTGAGTGTGGGGTACGCCAGAGAGCTGCGAGGGTTGTTGGGGAACTGGAGTGTCACCTCTCTGTGGGAGGCTCTAACGGATGTCTCTGGCTTGCGGCGGCAAGAGGAAGCCAAGCAGTCGGAGTTCAAGCTGAGCTTCTACGCTGACATGCAGCACTCGGAGCGGTTATTGAAGGAGTTGCAGGAGATTCTCGATCGACAGGCTGCCCCTTTTTCGCTGATTAGTAGCCAAGATCCGTTCACCGGCGATGGTCTGATCGATTTCTTACCCCAGGGAGTCTCTAAGGCCTACGCGGTCGATTGGTGGGCCAAGTCGTTGGGGTGCAATCGTGATGCAATTATCTATGCAGGTGATTCCGGCAACGATCTGGCCGTCTTTGCATCGGGAGTTCGATCGATCTTGGTTGGCAATACGGAAGCCGGTGTCGTTGCCCAGACGCGTGGAATCCATGCAGCGCAGGGATGGCAGAACCGCCTTTACCACGCCTCGAACTGTGCCACCAGCGGAGTGCTAGAGGGGCTGCAGAGTTTTTGTGCAAGCTGA
- a CDS encoding DUF1573 domain-containing protein: protein MSYESLLAHMAKGLFYEEPQTTLPIFFQIAVDSMLARFGLLSLTLFLSLANVSSGDQPELERRAFIEEDGGGLVAKINFGDLQAGSKVKATLELVNNSPISLPVKRIQTSCNYISVRSEGEEIPANGSLFMDFTLDVVKDSKQLKQTLLFSIFYAEESAISVYVSYQVSCLKMRL, encoded by the coding sequence ATGAGTTATGAAAGTCTATTAGCCCACATGGCGAAAGGACTTTTTTATGAAGAACCGCAAACGACACTCCCCATATTCTTTCAGATAGCGGTGGATTCTATGCTTGCTCGATTTGGACTTCTCAGCCTGACTCTATTTCTTAGTCTCGCCAATGTCTCAAGCGGCGATCAGCCGGAGCTTGAACGTAGAGCATTCATTGAAGAGGATGGTGGAGGACTGGTTGCCAAAATCAATTTTGGTGATCTTCAGGCGGGATCGAAGGTCAAGGCAACGCTAGAGTTAGTCAATAACTCCCCTATCAGTCTTCCAGTTAAAAGGATACAGACATCGTGTAACTACATTAGTGTCAGGTCTGAAGGAGAGGAAATTCCAGCAAATGGTTCGTTGTTCATGGACTTTACACTTGATGTTGTGAAGGATTCCAAACAACTGAAGCAGACTCTTTTGTTTTCGATTTTCTATGCCGAAGAAAGCGCTATATCGGTATACGTCAGCTACCAAGTCTCCTGCCTCAAAATGAGGCTCTAG
- a CDS encoding stage II sporulation protein M: MAQLAETLEQRRSEWQRLEYLLATFSNARLAGRSGNSLAELSSLYRSACADLAMAEQYRLSPEAVNYLHALVGQAHNTIYRSRRFQYQQWWDIAFRLAPQQIFRDRCVQVCALLFFGLFSLSTYLAYNEVAFPGFAEQVLGTDQMVAMEENFSEVDFGRDLDVNLAMVAFYIQHNTGIGLQCFAMGPLVIPGLYATAYNATVLGASFGYMARGGTEGGDAFLEFVTAHGAFELTAIALAAAAGLRIGMGWLFTQGHSRVASLQLRAREAVPVMAVSGVLFFLAALTEGILSPSSVPYFFKALWGVASSAMLMFYFVVLGYPSDAAQEKGALSAA, from the coding sequence ATGGCACAATTGGCGGAGACGCTGGAGCAACGACGCAGCGAGTGGCAGCGGCTGGAGTACCTGCTGGCGACGTTTTCCAACGCGCGTCTGGCGGGACGTTCCGGCAATTCCCTCGCAGAATTGTCGAGTCTTTATCGTTCGGCCTGTGCGGACCTGGCGATGGCCGAGCAGTACCGACTGTCCCCGGAAGCGGTGAACTATTTGCATGCGTTGGTCGGGCAGGCGCATAATACGATCTACCGTTCACGGCGCTTTCAGTATCAACAATGGTGGGACATCGCATTCCGGTTGGCGCCTCAACAGATTTTTCGCGATCGCTGTGTGCAAGTGTGCGCCCTCCTGTTTTTTGGGCTCTTTTCGCTGTCGACCTACCTTGCCTACAACGAAGTCGCCTTCCCAGGGTTTGCGGAGCAAGTCCTCGGTACTGATCAGATGGTTGCGATGGAGGAGAACTTTTCTGAAGTCGATTTTGGGCGTGACCTGGACGTCAACTTGGCGATGGTGGCCTTTTATATCCAGCACAATACGGGCATCGGATTGCAGTGCTTTGCCATGGGGCCGTTGGTGATTCCAGGCCTCTACGCGACGGCCTACAATGCAACCGTGCTGGGAGCTTCGTTTGGGTATATGGCTCGGGGGGGAACCGAAGGGGGCGATGCCTTTCTCGAATTCGTTACGGCTCATGGTGCATTCGAATTGACCGCCATTGCTCTAGCGGCCGCCGCCGGGCTGCGGATCGGTATGGGGTGGCTCTTTACGCAGGGGCACTCTCGCGTGGCTTCTTTACAATTGAGAGCCAGAGAAGCAGTCCCTGTGATGGCGGTCTCTGGAGTCCTGTTTTTTCTAGCCGCACTGACCGAAGGAATCTTGTCGCCCAGTTCCGTTCCCTATTTCTTCAAAGCACTGTGGGGTGTTGCATCCAGCGCGATGTTAATGTTTTACTTCGTAGTGCTTGGCTATCCTTCCGATGCAGCGCAGGAGAAGGGGGCCTTAAGTGCAGCTTGA
- a CDS encoding RDD family protein: protein MRTSLDSKLDCHVRVITPENIEFEYALAGPFQRLPAFAFDFAIRVVAFFALVFLMALTSGLFSINSSLVSIVALLLFFFLSWFYGIYFETRFNGRTIGKMVFRLRVISTDGRPINGAQAALRNLLRLADMCVLLSLQIFDPEAPPAFLIPTMSVGLVVMTLSPKLQRLGDLAAGTLVVSEQRRSTPLVLQPEDLRAFGLAELIPANYVVSSSLAQTTGTYMENRRRLSPARRDEVAKHLAEPLLAQFGMLNTTSPDLLMCALYVRTFFSEQEQEAGRERLRNANSQAGNMPPQLDRTVQV from the coding sequence ATGAGAACTTCCCTTGATTCCAAACTCGATTGCCACGTCCGAGTCATCACTCCGGAGAACATCGAGTTTGAGTACGCCTTGGCGGGGCCGTTTCAGCGTTTGCCCGCGTTTGCCTTTGATTTCGCAATTCGCGTTGTCGCGTTTTTCGCCCTCGTCTTTTTGATGGCGCTCACCTCGGGATTGTTCTCGATCAATTCCTCGCTAGTGAGTATCGTTGCGCTACTCCTCTTTTTCTTCCTGAGCTGGTTCTACGGAATTTATTTTGAAACCCGGTTCAATGGCCGCACGATAGGCAAAATGGTCTTTCGATTGCGTGTCATATCGACGGACGGTCGTCCCATCAATGGAGCGCAGGCTGCGCTCCGAAATTTGCTGCGATTGGCGGACATGTGTGTCCTGCTATCGCTGCAGATATTCGATCCAGAAGCCCCGCCAGCTTTCCTGATTCCTACCATGTCCGTCGGTTTAGTCGTCATGACTCTTTCCCCAAAACTACAGCGGCTTGGGGATTTGGCAGCGGGAACTCTTGTGGTTTCAGAGCAGCGCCGCAGTACTCCACTGGTACTGCAGCCCGAAGATTTGCGAGCATTTGGGTTGGCGGAGCTGATTCCAGCCAACTATGTGGTGTCCAGTTCGTTGGCGCAGACCACCGGCACCTATATGGAAAATCGGCGGCGTCTAAGTCCCGCGCGTCGAGACGAAGTAGCCAAGCATTTGGCAGAACCTCTACTCGCTCAATTTGGTATGCTCAACACCACCAGTCCTGACCTGTTAATGTGTGCCCTCTACGTGCGAACCTTCTTTTCGGAGCAGGAGCAAGAAGCGGGGCGGGAACGCTTGCGGAATGCCAATTCGCAGGCTGGTAACATGCCCCCACAACTAGACCGCACGGTACAAGTATAA
- a CDS encoding DUF58 domain-containing protein has protein sequence MLLVVVRKTYPTTRFAALAVVPLLLALPLPWLPDWWWLLPAGLGAGLAFLGCIDLLSVPNATHLRVHREMARVSSLGKRHAVELQIDNRGKSPVRLCLADDAVDGLSISPEKHAITVSPGKRLSVKHVITPGRRGAFELQFVYSHLFSQGGLWRLHHDFPCVSQLHVYPDIKQIGEYALLARTNRLSQIGVRRTRKAGQDNNFERLRDFQHDDNYKHIDWRSTARRQKLTVRQFQTDQSQRVIFLLDCGRMMTNEHNGLSLLDYALNSVLMLSYVALSQGDSVGMVCFSDRIHAYVPPASGKRQMNRLLHAGFDQFPELVQSRFDEAFLYLSQHCRKRSLVVLVSNVIDQVNAQQIENYMQNLVGCHLPLLVLLRDHRLFDAADNPAPDPLVLSRSAAASQILLWRHQVIRGMRARGALTLDVFPDEMTSPLVNQYLEVKARHLL, from the coding sequence ATGCTACTTGTTGTCGTGAGGAAGACTTATCCGACCACTCGCTTTGCAGCGCTGGCTGTGGTGCCCCTACTCCTCGCGCTCCCGCTACCCTGGCTGCCCGACTGGTGGTGGTTGCTCCCAGCTGGATTGGGTGCTGGACTCGCATTCTTGGGATGCATCGATTTGCTATCGGTGCCCAACGCAACCCACCTTAGAGTGCATCGCGAGATGGCGCGAGTGAGTTCGCTCGGTAAACGCCACGCGGTGGAGCTGCAAATTGACAATAGAGGGAAATCTCCAGTTCGCTTATGCTTGGCTGACGACGCGGTGGATGGACTCTCCATTTCTCCTGAAAAGCACGCTATCACGGTTTCACCTGGAAAGCGATTGAGCGTCAAGCATGTGATTACTCCGGGAAGGCGTGGTGCGTTTGAATTGCAATTCGTTTACTCCCACCTCTTTAGCCAGGGAGGACTGTGGCGATTGCATCATGATTTTCCCTGTGTGAGTCAGCTGCATGTCTATCCTGACATTAAGCAGATTGGCGAGTATGCGTTGTTGGCGCGTACCAATCGGCTCAGTCAAATTGGAGTGCGGCGAACACGAAAAGCTGGGCAAGACAACAATTTTGAACGTCTTCGCGACTTTCAGCATGATGACAATTACAAGCACATCGATTGGCGGAGCACGGCTAGGCGTCAAAAGCTGACGGTGCGGCAATTTCAGACAGACCAAAGCCAGCGGGTGATCTTTTTGCTCGATTGCGGCCGCATGATGACGAACGAGCATAACGGCCTCAGTCTGCTGGACTATGCCCTCAATTCAGTCCTGATGCTAAGTTACGTTGCACTCAGTCAAGGCGATTCGGTGGGCATGGTTTGCTTTTCGGACCGGATTCACGCGTATGTCCCTCCGGCGAGTGGCAAGCGGCAGATGAACCGTTTATTGCATGCCGGCTTTGATCAGTTCCCGGAGCTCGTGCAATCGCGGTTCGACGAGGCATTTCTCTATCTCTCGCAGCACTGTCGGAAACGCTCCCTGGTCGTGCTGGTGTCGAATGTGATTGACCAAGTGAATGCGCAGCAGATCGAAAACTATATGCAAAATTTGGTGGGATGCCACTTGCCCTTGTTGGTGTTGCTGCGCGATCATCGACTGTTCGACGCGGCCGATAATCCCGCTCCCGATCCGTTGGTGTTGAGCCGCAGCGCGGCTGCCAGCCAAATACTCTTGTGGCGCCATCAAGTCATTCGCGGCATGAGAGCCCGCGGTGCGCTGACGCTCGATGTATTCCCGGATGAGATGACCAGTCCTCTAGTGAACCAGTATCTGGAAGTCAAAGCCCGCCATTTGTTGTAG
- the ribA gene encoding GTP cyclohydrolase II, producing MTKQFSSVQSAVDAIRRGEVVIVLDAEDRENEGDFICAAENVTPETINFMLRGRGQLCCPILPSASERLKLRPIVDNNNAPLRTAFLTPVDHLGSLTGITAGERAETIRRLASESSTAEDFVQPGHVYPLLAMEGGVLRRAGHTEAAVDLARMAGLTPAGVLTEILAESGDRATRDELLKIAEQHNLEIITIEQLIAHRRVNEKLVTRSATAKLPTKFGEFEIAVFGVEYEAQEPIALYMGDLLEQRPQAPLVRMHSSCFTGDLIQSLRCDCGDQLQMALQMIASEGRGALVYLPQEGRGIGLAQKIRAYALQEQGLDTVEANHALGFKADMRDYGVGIQILKELGLTEIRLLTNNPKKTEAFNLRGFDLKVVDQVPIISESNPHNAAYLAAKREKLGHKL from the coding sequence ATGACTAAGCAGTTTAGCTCCGTGCAATCCGCCGTGGACGCCATTCGTCGCGGGGAAGTCGTGATCGTTCTTGACGCCGAGGATCGTGAAAATGAGGGTGATTTCATCTGCGCGGCAGAGAATGTCACTCCCGAAACGATCAATTTCATGCTGCGAGGCCGTGGGCAACTCTGCTGCCCCATCCTGCCCAGTGCCAGTGAGCGGCTCAAATTGCGGCCAATCGTTGACAATAATAATGCCCCGCTGCGGACTGCCTTCCTCACTCCCGTAGACCATCTAGGAAGTTTGACTGGAATTACCGCAGGGGAGCGCGCTGAAACGATTCGCCGGTTGGCCAGTGAAAGTTCGACAGCGGAGGATTTTGTGCAACCTGGGCACGTATATCCTCTGCTGGCCATGGAGGGGGGCGTACTACGCCGAGCTGGCCACACCGAGGCTGCCGTCGATTTGGCACGCATGGCCGGTCTGACGCCAGCGGGGGTGCTGACCGAAATTCTGGCGGAATCTGGGGATCGAGCCACTCGCGATGAACTGCTGAAGATTGCTGAGCAGCACAACTTGGAGATTATTACCATTGAGCAACTGATTGCTCATCGCCGGGTTAATGAAAAACTGGTTACGCGTTCGGCTACCGCCAAGCTTCCGACCAAGTTCGGAGAGTTTGAGATCGCGGTATTCGGGGTTGAGTATGAAGCTCAGGAGCCGATTGCGCTCTACATGGGCGATCTCTTGGAGCAGCGCCCACAGGCCCCTTTGGTGAGAATGCACAGCAGTTGTTTTACCGGAGATTTGATTCAATCGCTACGCTGTGACTGCGGCGACCAGTTGCAAATGGCATTGCAGATGATTGCGTCGGAGGGCCGAGGAGCGTTGGTCTATTTGCCGCAGGAGGGACGTGGGATCGGATTAGCACAAAAGATCCGCGCCTACGCGTTACAGGAGCAGGGTTTGGATACCGTCGAGGCGAATCATGCGCTTGGCTTTAAAGCCGACATGCGGGACTACGGAGTGGGGATCCAAATCCTTAAAGAACTGGGCTTAACCGAGATCCGCTTGTTGACCAACAATCCCAAGAAGACTGAGGCCTTCAATTTGCGTGGCTTTGATTTGAAAGTGGTCGACCAGGTCCCCATTATCAGCGAATCGAATCCCCACAACGCTGCCTACTTAGCCGCCAAACGCGAGAAGCTTGGTCATAAGCTATAA
- a CDS encoding AAA family ATPase: protein MRTTKQLFETISTELQKLFVGQDELVLSTLVALFSGGHVLIESLPGMGKTLFVRALGRILGCHFGRIQFTADLMPSDITGAPLLDVRTQEFHFRPGPVFTQILLADEINRSPAKTHAALLEIMQEYRVTVDGTSHVIERPFIVLATQNPLESEGTYNLPEAQLDRFMFKVVVEYPGELEEERILTLHSQQIDLNHRIEAELQVVTSPAEIMNIIELNAHVRIEPQLVQYINRVVRQTRQWPAFHLGASPRAGLALIQGARTLAAFRGRDYAIPDDVVDIAIPALRHRVIMTAEAEVEGLRVDDQLQLLLRSIEVPRGIDNAAPTAAAPSLPPSNAMDPSVTAPPGTAHPSPPPIHQPTQPKLSEGQDL, encoded by the coding sequence ATGCGAACGACCAAACAATTATTTGAGACCATCTCTACCGAATTGCAGAAACTGTTTGTCGGACAAGACGAACTGGTACTCTCGACTCTCGTCGCTCTTTTTTCTGGCGGTCATGTATTGATCGAGAGCTTGCCAGGCATGGGCAAGACGCTGTTTGTGCGAGCGCTGGGGCGCATCCTGGGATGCCATTTTGGACGTATCCAATTCACTGCCGACCTAATGCCTTCGGATATTACCGGAGCGCCTCTGCTGGATGTCCGAACTCAAGAATTTCACTTTCGACCGGGGCCCGTATTCACCCAAATTCTCTTGGCAGATGAGATCAACCGCTCTCCCGCTAAGACCCATGCGGCCCTATTGGAGATCATGCAGGAATATCGGGTGACCGTCGATGGCACCAGCCATGTGATTGAACGCCCCTTTATCGTCCTGGCGACGCAGAACCCGCTCGAAAGCGAAGGGACTTACAATCTTCCCGAAGCGCAACTCGACCGGTTCATGTTCAAGGTTGTCGTCGAATATCCTGGAGAGTTGGAAGAGGAACGCATCCTGACATTGCACAGCCAGCAGATCGATCTCAACCATCGCATCGAAGCTGAACTGCAAGTGGTCACGTCCCCAGCAGAGATCATGAATATCATCGAGTTGAATGCTCATGTTCGAATCGAACCCCAGTTGGTGCAGTACATCAACCGAGTGGTGCGGCAAACGCGACAGTGGCCCGCTTTTCATTTAGGGGCTTCTCCGCGTGCGGGCTTGGCATTGATCCAGGGTGCGCGAACTCTGGCCGCCTTCCGCGGACGGGACTACGCCATCCCGGATGATGTCGTGGACATTGCAATTCCTGCTCTTCGGCATCGCGTCATTATGACTGCTGAAGCGGAAGTCGAGGGATTGCGGGTGGATGACCAACTTCAGCTGCTGCTACGCAGTATTGAGGTCCCGCGTGGAATTGACAATGCAGCTCCAACCGCGGCAGCACCCTCTTTGCCACCTTCGAACGCCATGGACCCGTCGGTCACAGCACCTCCTGGCACTGCTCACCCCTCACCCCCGCCAATCCATCAACCAACTCAACCGAAATTGTCCGAAGGGCAAGATTTATGA
- a CDS encoding arylsulfatase: MFRTLSPVTLVVAVFTASALAAAAPPNVIIVLTDDQGYGELSLHGNPILATPNLDRLGSESIRLTDFHVAPMCTPTRGQLMTGIDALRNGAMNVSSGRTLLRSDLKTMANHFSLGGYQTGIFGKWHLGDNYPYRPHDRGFDTAVWFPSSHINSVPDHWNNDYFDDTYLRNEMPEQFTGYCTDVFFDEAMAWMKSKGEQGQPFFTYLPTNAPHGPHFVPDKYRTVVAAQLETLLPTLPPLNKQQQTSLVSFLAMIANIDENMGRLESFLVEQGLRENTIVIFMTDNGSTMGPRYFNAGMRGGKVTLWEGGHRVPCFIRWPAGKLQSPTDLAELTQVQDILPTLLDLCELPDPSEALDGTSLAALLRGTVDELQDRMLVINYSRMPIRVTPNNNPAVPQRDGAAVLWKRWRLLQDRELYDLATDPLQQRNVIDQHPDVVQAMRTTLNEWWDRIAPTVNEPQAITIGSEHEPESKLTACEWFDVFVDQQGQVRAGVAKNGQWHLRVAEAGEYEFELRRWPREAEFSLAAGCPALEVTDGTLARGKALPIHSAVIEIGEQKLAKPASDQSRHVTFRMVLPAGDTQLRATFLDAQDRELCGAYYVYVHRMAE; the protein is encoded by the coding sequence ATGTTTCGAACCCTCTCGCCAGTGACACTCGTCGTCGCGGTCTTCACGGCGTCGGCATTGGCGGCAGCAGCTCCTCCCAATGTGATTATTGTCCTGACCGACGATCAGGGCTACGGAGAATTGTCGCTGCATGGAAATCCAATACTCGCGACTCCCAACTTGGACCGCCTAGGGAGCGAGAGTATCCGGCTCACCGATTTCCATGTCGCCCCCATGTGCACGCCCACGCGGGGCCAACTGATGACTGGAATCGACGCCCTGCGGAACGGTGCCATGAATGTCAGCAGCGGTCGTACGCTCCTCCGCAGCGACTTGAAGACGATGGCCAACCATTTCTCACTGGGTGGTTACCAAACGGGAATTTTTGGCAAGTGGCATTTGGGAGACAACTATCCGTACCGGCCTCACGACCGGGGATTCGACACGGCTGTCTGGTTTCCGTCGTCTCATATTAATTCCGTGCCAGACCACTGGAACAACGACTACTTTGATGACACATACTTGCGGAATGAAATGCCCGAGCAATTCACCGGGTACTGTACCGATGTCTTCTTTGACGAAGCCATGGCTTGGATGAAATCGAAGGGCGAGCAGGGCCAACCCTTCTTCACCTACCTTCCCACCAATGCCCCTCACGGCCCACATTTCGTGCCTGACAAGTACCGGACGGTGGTGGCTGCCCAACTGGAAACCTTGCTACCCACACTCCCGCCACTGAACAAGCAACAGCAAACGTCCTTGGTCAGTTTCCTAGCGATGATTGCGAACATCGACGAGAACATGGGACGCCTTGAGTCGTTCCTCGTCGAACAGGGCTTGCGCGAGAACACCATTGTGATTTTCATGACCGACAATGGCAGCACGATGGGACCACGGTACTTCAATGCTGGCATGCGCGGCGGAAAGGTAACGCTGTGGGAAGGCGGTCATCGCGTGCCGTGTTTCATACGCTGGCCCGCTGGAAAGCTGCAGTCTCCCACGGATCTTGCCGAGCTTACACAGGTTCAAGATATCCTGCCCACGCTGCTGGACTTGTGTGAACTTCCTGATCCATCGGAGGCGTTAGATGGCACCAGCCTCGCTGCACTTCTTCGCGGAACCGTTGACGAGTTGCAGGATCGGATGTTGGTGATCAACTACAGTCGCATGCCGATTCGAGTCACGCCCAACAACAATCCGGCTGTACCACAGCGGGACGGAGCTGCAGTGCTGTGGAAGCGATGGAGATTGCTGCAAGATCGAGAGCTGTATGACTTGGCGACTGATCCACTCCAGCAGCGCAATGTTATCGATCAGCACCCAGATGTGGTCCAAGCGATGCGAACAACGTTGAATGAGTGGTGGGATAGGATCGCGCCGACTGTCAATGAACCGCAGGCAATCACGATCGGTTCAGAACACGAGCCGGAATCCAAGCTCACTGCGTGTGAGTGGTTCGATGTGTTTGTAGATCAGCAAGGGCAAGTGCGTGCTGGTGTCGCGAAAAATGGCCAGTGGCATTTGCGCGTTGCTGAGGCTGGGGAGTACGAATTCGAACTTCGACGCTGGCCGCGTGAAGCGGAGTTTTCCCTAGCAGCAGGCTGCCCTGCTTTGGAGGTTACCGATGGTACCTTGGCTCGCGGCAAAGCTCTACCGATTCATTCTGCGGTAATTGAAATTGGCGAACAGAAGCTGGCCAAGCCTGCCTCGGACCAAAGTCGACACGTCACGTTTCGAATGGTGCTGCCCGCGGGCGACACGCAACTGCGAGCTACATTCCTCGACGCACAGGACCGCGAACTCTGCGGTGCCTACTACGTGTACGTTCATCGCATGGCAGAATAG